GCATTTCTGGACTTTACGGTTATGCAGATTTTACCAGTGTAGCCTTCCTTACCGCTATCCTGTTTATCATTCTGGGGATGGCACTGTTGTTTGCCCATCCCGGTCACGGCATGATATCATATTTGAGCTGGGATACCCCGGGCGGCTATATTGCACGCAGGCTTGTGCCATTATCATTGTTGCTGCCCGTGGCATTTGTGTGGGTGCTGATCATGATCCACAGACAGGGCTGGCTGACTGTTTTTTCCGATTTTCACCTTGCAACGGTTATGCTGATAATTGTTTTTCTGCTGCTTACATCAAGGTTCCTTTATTATATCAACTTGCTGGACAAAAGAAGGAGTGAGGCTCTTGAAGAGACTCATATTGCCAATCAGCACATCATCTCACATGTTGAAAATTCGCCGCTGGCAGTTATCGAATGGGATAATGAGTTCAGGATAAGGAGGTGGACAAAGAGAGCCGAGATTCTTTTTGGATGGGAGGCTGAAGAGGTGATGAAATTACTGCCGGAAGAATGGAACTTTGTCCCCGACGAGGACCGGGAAAGCGTTAACGAGGTTATGCGCAGGCTCATGAAAGGAGAAGAGACAAGCACTGTGTCGTCAAACAGGAACTACACCAGCGATGGCAGGGTTCTTCACTGTGTATGGTATAATTCAGCTCTTCATGGCAGGGATGGACGGCTTATTTCAATACTGTCGCTCGTGAATGATGTTACCGTGGAAAAGGAGAAGGAGGAAAAGCTCAGGCAGAATGAGTTCCTGCTGAGAATGGCCGGCGATCTTGCTCATATGGGCGGGTGGACCGTTAATCTTGAACAGAACAGGGTGGTATGGTCAGACCAGGTTGCCCGTATCCATGAGATGCCTCCGGGTTATTCGCCTACGGTTGAAGAGGGTATTGGTTTCTATGCTCCCGGATTCAGGGAGAGGGTTAATCAGGTGTTTTCGAAATGCACCGAAGAGGGAATTCCCTATGACGAGGAGATGCAGATAATTGCCGGCTCGGGACGGAGGGTCTGGGTGCGGACCTTTGGAGTTGCGGAGCGTGATGAACAGGGAAAGATCGTTAGTGTGACAGGCGGATTCCAGGATATAACAGAAAAGAAAATAAGGGAAGAGGAGATAAGGAGACTCAATGATGAGCTTGAGGAGAGGGTTATGCAACGCACAAGGCAGCTGGCCGGGATCAACAGGGAGCTTGAGGCTTTCGCCTACTCGGTCTCGCATGACCTGAAGGCGCCGTTAAGGGCTATGAAAGGGTTTGCCGGGATACTCAGTGATGATTTTGGCAACCGCCTTGACGATGAGGGTAAAAGGATCTGCAGTGTGATCAGGGATAATACACGTATAATGGGCCGGCTGATTGACGGCCTGCTGGCATTTTCAAAGCTTAGCAGCCGTGAAATGATGTTTGCTGAGGTTGATATGACCTCCCTGGTAAGATCAGTATATCATGAAGTGACTACTCCGCATGACCGTGAAAGGATAAAATTTACCGGCGAAAAACTGTGTAATGTAAAAGGAGATGCTATGATGATCAAGCAATTATGGGCAAACCTGATTTCCAATGCGGTTAAGTTTACAGCAACGGTAAGTGAACCTGAAATAATAATTTCATGCAGCACGGAACAAAAATTACGCAGATTCCGTATTGTAGACAACGGTGTGGGCTTTGATATGAAATATGTTGACAAGATATTCGGGGTGTTCCGGAGGCTGCACAGTGACAGGGAATTTGAAGGGACGGGAGTTGGACTTGCAATTGTGCAGCGGATCGTTCACAGGCATGGCGGAACAATCAGGGCAGAAGGGAAACCCGGTAAGGGCGCGGAATTTGTTTTCACAATTCAAACCACATAATGATGGATAAATCCAAAAAGGTACTTATTGTGGAGGATCTGCCGTCTGATGCTGAACTGGCAGAAAGGGAGATAAAAAAGGCTCTGCCCGGCTGCATCTTTAAGAGGGTTGAGACGAGGGATGAGTTCCTCAGCGCTCTTGAGGAGTTCGATCCCGATATTATAGTTTCTGATTACCAGATGCCTGCATTTGACGGTATGACAGCTCTGAAACTGGCTCTGGAAAAGAAACCGCTCGTGCCGTTTATAATGCATACAGGCTCTATGAATGAAGATACGGCTGCTGAATGCATGAAGGCAGGTGCTACCGACTACGTAATAAAAGAGCATATTAAACGCCTTGGACCGGCGGTAATACGTGCGCTTGACCTGGCAGGTCTGAAAAGGGATAACCTGGCATCCCGTCTTGCACTGGTTGAAAGCGAGGCAAGGTTCCGGCGGATTGCAGAAAATGCAGGCGACCTCATTTACCGTTACGACCTTTTCCCCGAAAGGGGATTCACCTTTGTCAGTCCTTCAGCCCTTGAGATCACAGGTTATACACCTGAAGAACATTACAGTGATCCCGACCTGGGAATGAAACTGGTACACACCGGTGACAGGGATAAACTGCAGAAGATCATTGAGGGTGAATATGAAAGCGGGCAGCCGGTAATGATGAGGTGGGTGAAAAAGAGTGGTGATGTTATTTGGATAGAGCAGAAGAATGTCCTGGTTTATGATGATACGGGAAGGCTTGTTTCAATTGAGGGTATAGCACGGGATGTTACCGAGAGGATTATTTCACGTCAGAAACTGCAGAAAGCGCTGGAGAAGGCAGAGGAGAGCGACCGGCTTAAGACAGCTTTTCTCAATAACCTTTCTCACGAGATCCGGACCCCGCTGAACGCTATTGTAGGTTTTTAGGCTGTTCTTGGCGAACCTGACACGTCGCCGGAACAACAGAAAGTTTATGCTGATATTATCAGGGAGAGCAGTGATCAGTTGCTGGGTATAATCGAAGATATAATCAATGTATCGACAATCCAGACGGGACAGCTTGAGGTCCATCCGGTCAAAACAAATGTCAACCGTCTGCTTCAGAGGGTATGTGAACGGTATGGGACCCGCGCCGGCATTAAGGAGATACAACTGGAATGCAGGCCTCTGATCAGCGATCAGGATGCGTTGGTCATGACTGATGAGATTAAATTGTGTCACGTGATCAACCACCTGGTGGACAACGCATTGAAGTTTACTGACAAGGGCAGTGTGGATGTTACTTCCTGCATCGTTGAAAACAGGATCAGGTTCTGTGTATCGGATACGGGAATCGGGATTGATACTTCAGATAGTGATTTGATATTCAGGCATTTTCATCAGTCCGAGACCGGGCTTTCAAAAAAGAGGGGTGGACTGGGCATCGGGTTGTCGGTATCCAGGTCTTTTATCGAGGCGATGGGAGGTGCAATATGGTTTGAAAAGGGTGATGATGCCGGGACCAGATTCTATGTTGAGATCCCATGGCAGCCTGCTTCAGAAAACGAAGAGGTCAAAACCACTTTAAATATTAAGGGGAAAGAGAACCTGAAAGTACTTGTTGCAGAGGATGAGGAGAGCAACTTCTTCCTTATGCAGGAGATACTGAGCGGACTTGATCTGGAGATCCTGCATGCCTGGAACGGAAAGCAGGCTGTCGATATGGTGTCTCAGAATTCCGGCATCAGCCTGGTACTTATGGATATCAAGATGCCGATAATGGGCGGACTGGAAGCTACTGAGCAGATCAAGAAGAAATATCCTGATCTGCCTGTCATTGCAGTCACCGCTCATGCATTATCGGGTGACAAAGAAAGAGCACTTGAGGCGGGCTGTGATGAATACATGACAAAACCGGTTTCGGTAAGTGCCCTGACCGGGGCCGTCAGCAGGCACCTCGGGATCGTGTCCTGAGAAAGAGCGGACTATTTGTAAGGCATACCCGGCACCCTGAAGGCCTTTTATCCGGCATACCCGGCACCCTAAAGACCATTTATTCCGGCATAACCGTGAATGTGATCTAGGGGGAACCGTTACTCTCGGTGTTGCAGTATAAATCCAGAGGTTCTGCTGCCTCTTCAAACCCGAGTTCCAGAGCCTTTTTCCAATCGGAACATGCATCTTCGTGCCTGCCCAGTTCATGCCCGGTAAATCCCCGCCGGTAATATACCTGCGCCAGATCCGGTTCGAAATCCAGCACCCTGGTGTAATCTTCAAATGCTTCGCGATGCTCTCCGAGGTTTCCCCGGGCAATGGCCCGGTTGAAATAGGTGCCGACCTCATCAGCGCCGTGTTGGAGGGCCCTGCTGAAATCATCAACGGCATCATGATAACTGCCGCTGGCCAGCCTGGAAAGCGCCCTGTTAAAAAACGGAACGGCAAGGTTCGGATCGGGGGTTGCAGTGCCACTTGAGCTTATTATGTTTCCCTTCTGGTCGTAAATTGTCAGTTTGAATTCCTTTTTTTCTTCACCCTTTATTATCTCGATTGCCCTGGTGTAATCATCGATTGCCCCGGTATAGTTTTCCAGGTTATATTTGGCAGATCCCCTCAGAACCCAGGCCGAGAAATTTTCAGGGTTATTGTCCAGGGCCCTTGTAAGGTCTGCTAAGGCTCCCTCGTAGTCGCTCATATTGTATTTCACGAGGGCGATGTTGTAATACTGGAAATCGGTCTGCGACCGCACAATGATGCTTGAAAGCAAAAGTACCGGTATGATAATTGCCTTTTTCATATTCGTGGGGATTAAGGTGAAATAAACGATATAATGAAGTATTTTGTTTTTTGCCCTCAAATGTTGTTACCATACTCACACTTGCTATCCTGTAACATTTTTGGAGTATTCACTCATTTTTTGAGTACCCGCATTTTGGCGCTGCACCCACACAATGGCAATGTACTTAAAAAACGTTACTCTACTGGCTGGCCGGCATGGTTCCGGGAAGCCCTGATCAGGGCTGACTGCTTTAATCCCTGCTTTAACCCCTGCTTTAATCCCTGCTTTAATCCCTGCTTTAATCACTTCTGTAATCCCTGCTGTAAATAAGGTTACCGCGGGCATCGTAGCTGCTCATCCCGATGAGGCTTCCTTTATCGTCGTATGCATAGACCCACCTTACATCTATACGGTCACGGGCATCAAACCATATTGCGCCGGTCATCCTGTCGTTCCCGTCCCATGTGTAGACACGCCTTCCTTCCTGCCTGCCACGCCTGTCGAACCATATTGTTTCAATCTTATTGTCCTTTTCATTGTACCTGAAGATATACCTGCTTATGATCCTGCCCCTTGCATTATACCCAACTGATTCTGTCCTGTTGCCGTTTTCGTCGTACCTGTAAATCCACCTGTAATCTATTCTGCCACCGGGCGTATACCTGATCTCTTCTATCTTATTGTCATTTTTGTCGTATTTGACGGAGTAGCTGTATTGCTGCTGCTGCAGCCATCCGGGTGCAGGACTAAGGATAAAAACTGCAGGTAAAAGCCCCGGCAAAACTGCAGGTAACAGCCTTGTTAAAACCGTTATTATCCTTTTTATCTGCATGATCTGCCGGGTTACATAACAATGATTACCGGAAGAGTTAGAAAATATACAAAAAAAAACTGAACTTTGCCTCGTTGCCAGGTTGGAAAGATAATATCAGACAGATAATAAACTGGCCCTTCCCTTTGTTATAACGCTACACTAAATATTTATAATATGAGGTTATTAGTACTATTTTCAGTTGTTGCATTATCTTTTTACGGATGTGCACTGCCGGTTGCAGTTGTAGAAATGCGGCAGGAGAGTCCGGTATCTCTCAGGCATCTGGCTGCCGGAGAGCTGACGGATAATATGATACATGATGAGGGATCCGGCTTTCATTATAAATTTGAATACGACCGCAATAACCTCTACCTGAAGCTGGCAGCCGAAGATCCCGTGCTGGTCAGTAAGATAGCGTATTTCGGGTTGACTGTCTGGATAGACCGGGCCGGAGAAAGAAACAAGGATCAGGGTTTCCGTTTTCCTGTGCCTGCAAGGGTTGCGGGAAGGCCGGCCGGAGGTTCCGGGACACAGGCAGGCGTAACGGCCCGCAGAGCACAGGAAGGCATGGCAGCTAACAGGCCGGGGGAAGGCTCTGCCCGAATTTTGCCGGAAAAGCCCGGGGCATTACTTGAAAGAGCCGAAGAGATTGAGCTTATAGGGATATACGGAAGTGCCTCCCGTACAGTGAAGATCTGGGACAGCCGGATAAGGGTAAGTGTGGCCATGGTCGAAGATTTACTTGTTTATGAGGCGGTTATACCTTTTGAGATGTTGCAAAGGGGGTTTGATCCGTTTACTGCCGGCGGGCAGTGGACAGTGGGACTGGAAACGGGTCATTACGAGCCTCCTGCCCAGCCAAGGCAGGTTCAGCCCCGCGGCGGCAGTCCGTCAGGAGGGATTGGACAACCCGGCAGGATGCCCGGGCAGTATCCCGGCCAGTATCCCTCTCAATATCCCATGGCAGACAGGGCCAGGATCGATGCCCGGGGCGGAGAGATGGCGGCGTTCTCACGTCCCTCCCGGCTCTGGATGAAGCTTGAGTTTGCCAGGTAGCGACAAAATACCATTATTATGCATAGACTACTTTTTTTTGCAGTTGCAATGCTTATTGCAGCATGCCAGTCCCCAAATGACCAGGTTATGATAGTAGCCCACAGGGGTGCCTCACATGATGCCCCGGAAAATACAATTCCCGCTTTCCTGCTGGCGCTGGAGCAGGGAGCCGATGCCATTGAGGGTGATTTTTTCCTGACTGCCGACAATGAAATAGTGTGCATACATGATGCCAGGACCGGCAGGGTGTCAGATATGGACCTTGTAGTTGAAGAATCAACCCTTGAAGAGCTCCGGCAACTTGATGTGGGTTCCTGGAAAGGTGCTCAATGGGCGGGAACAGGCATGCCTGCACTTTCAGAAGTGTTTGCGCTGGTGCCCCCGGGGATCAGGATATTCCTGGATATCAAGTCCGGTCCCCAAATACTGCCCCGGCTCTATGAAGAAATTGAAAACTCCGGCCTCGACGATGACCAGGTGGTGCTGATAGCTTTCAATGCCGAGGTGGTGAGGCAGTTCAAGGAGAAAAGGCCTCAGCATAAAGCCTACTGGTTATCAGGCCTCAGTCTGGATGATGACGGCAACGTGACACCGTCACCCGGATCGGCCATTGAAACTCTTAAGAGGATAGGGGCTGACGGGTTCTCCTCGCATCATGGCCTTATTACAAAAGAGTATATAGAGCAGGTGCTTGATGCCGGTTTTGAGTACCATGTGTGGACTGTCAACGATCCCGAAAGAGCATGGGAGCTGGCAGGTTACGGAGCTATGTCAATCACAACCGATGTTCCATTGACTGTAAGGGAATTTTTTGAAAATAAACGCCTGAGACAATAAATCAGTATCTTTGTAAAGGGAATGCCCCAACTGAGATGGACGATGCAATAAAAATACGTTATTCTAAACTTGCAGATGAAACCTGCTGCCTGTCTTGCGGGGGTGCCAGGGAAAAGGGTTGCGCACAGCCCGGCGAGGTTTGTGTTGACCTGGGCAGCGGACGCGGCAACGATGTTCTGAGGCTTGCCATGGAAGTGGGCGACAGTGGCTTTGTTTACGGGATAGATGCAACACCCGGGATGATAAGTAAAGGTAAACTGGCCGCCACAAAACTGGGAGTGGAGAATGCTGAGTTCATTTTGTCGGGGCTGGAGGATATACCCCTGGCGAGCGGCACTGCCGACCTGGTAATATCAAATTGCGTTATAAACCATGTAAGTAACAAGAGTGCTGTCTGGAACGAGATTTACCGTTTGCTGAAGAGCGGAGGGCGATTTGTGGTAAGTGATATCTACTCGGTTAAGCCGGTACCCGGTGAGTACAGTTCTGACCCCTCGGCGGTGGCAGAATGCTGGGCCGGGGCTGTGACCAGGGAGGAATATTTACGGATGGTGCAAGAATCGGGATTTGTCAATATAGAGATCCTGGAAGAGAGCCGGCCCTACAGTAAAGGCAAAATAGAGGCATGCAGTTTTACCATCAGGGGATACAGGTGAAATGGCAAACATCTCCCTGTAAAATCTTAATAACTCTTACTATGAGAAATCTGGGATTACTGATCATGTTTT
This genomic interval from Marinilabiliales bacterium contains the following:
- a CDS encoding PAS domain S-box protein, whose product is MVPEQSNKIAEALRRWSLLSSVIILFVALAVAAGWIADVMLLRSLHPEWVSMKFNTALGFVLTGSALVVYHSAGMNRRHLVASALAGLVLLLSFATLLQYILDVNLGIDELFISDDAEAIRTHSPGRMALSSSIGFVVASTGSLFIVSGRKMLLSVSQGLGVVLVVFFMIPLLGYLYGISGLYGYADFTSVAFLTAILFIILGMALLFAHPGHGMISYLSWDTPGGYIARRLVPLSLLLPVAFVWVLIMIHRQGWLTVFSDFHLATVMLIIVFLLLTSRFLYYINLLDKRRSEALEETHIANQHIISHVENSPLAVIEWDNEFRIRRWTKRAEILFGWEAEEVMKLLPEEWNFVPDEDRESVNEVMRRLMKGEETSTVSSNRNYTSDGRVLHCVWYNSALHGRDGRLISILSLVNDVTVEKEKEEKLRQNEFLLRMAGDLAHMGGWTVNLEQNRVVWSDQVARIHEMPPGYSPTVEEGIGFYAPGFRERVNQVFSKCTEEGIPYDEEMQIIAGSGRRVWVRTFGVAERDEQGKIVSVTGGFQDITEKKIREEEIRRLNDELEERVMQRTRQLAGINRELEAFAYSVSHDLKAPLRAMKGFAGILSDDFGNRLDDEGKRICSVIRDNTRIMGRLIDGLLAFSKLSSREMMFAEVDMTSLVRSVYHEVTTPHDRERIKFTGEKLCNVKGDAMMIKQLWANLISNAVKFTATVSEPEIIISCSTEQKLRRFRIVDNGVGFDMKYVDKIFGVFRRLHSDREFEGTGVGLAIVQRIVHRHGGTIRAEGKPGKGAEFVFTIQTT
- a CDS encoding PAS domain S-box protein, producing MMDKSKKVLIVEDLPSDAELAEREIKKALPGCIFKRVETRDEFLSALEEFDPDIIVSDYQMPAFDGMTALKLALEKKPLVPFIMHTGSMNEDTAAECMKAGATDYVIKEHIKRLGPAVIRALDLAGLKRDNLASRLALVESEARFRRIAENAGDLIYRYDLFPERGFTFVSPSALEITGYTPEEHYSDPDLGMKLVHTGDRDKLQKIIEGEYESGQPVMMRWVKKSGDVIWIEQKNVLVYDDTGRLVSIEGIARDVTERIISRQKLQKALEKAEESDRLKTAFLNNLSHEIRTPLNAIVGF
- a CDS encoding tetratricopeptide repeat protein; the protein is MRAKNKILHYIVYFTLIPTNMKKAIIIPVLLLSSIIVRSQTDFQYYNIALVKYNMSDYEGALADLTRALDNNPENFSAWVLRGSAKYNLENYTGAIDDYTRAIEIIKGEEKKEFKLTIYDQKGNIISSSGTATPDPNLAVPFFNRALSRLASGSYHDAVDDFSRALQHGADEVGTYFNRAIARGNLGEHREAFEDYTRVLDFEPDLAQVYYRRGFTGHELGRHEDACSDWKKALELGFEEAAEPLDLYCNTESNGSP
- a CDS encoding glycerophosphodiester phosphodiesterase: MHRLLFFAVAMLIAACQSPNDQVMIVAHRGASHDAPENTIPAFLLALEQGADAIEGDFFLTADNEIVCIHDARTGRVSDMDLVVEESTLEELRQLDVGSWKGAQWAGTGMPALSEVFALVPPGIRIFLDIKSGPQILPRLYEEIENSGLDDDQVVLIAFNAEVVRQFKEKRPQHKAYWLSGLSLDDDGNVTPSPGSAIETLKRIGADGFSSHHGLITKEYIEQVLDAGFEYHVWTVNDPERAWELAGYGAMSITTDVPLTVREFFENKRLRQ
- a CDS encoding response regulator, giving the protein MLGIIEDIINVSTIQTGQLEVHPVKTNVNRLLQRVCERYGTRAGIKEIQLECRPLISDQDALVMTDEIKLCHVINHLVDNALKFTDKGSVDVTSCIVENRIRFCVSDTGIGIDTSDSDLIFRHFHQSETGLSKKRGGLGIGLSVSRSFIEAMGGAIWFEKGDDAGTRFYVEIPWQPASENEEVKTTLNIKGKENLKVLVAEDEESNFFLMQEILSGLDLEILHAWNGKQAVDMVSQNSGISLVLMDIKMPIMGGLEATEQIKKKYPDLPVIAVTAHALSGDKERALEAGCDEYMTKPVSVSALTGAVSRHLGIVS
- a CDS encoding methyltransferase domain-containing protein — encoded protein: MDDAIKIRYSKLADETCCLSCGGAREKGCAQPGEVCVDLGSGRGNDVLRLAMEVGDSGFVYGIDATPGMISKGKLAATKLGVENAEFILSGLEDIPLASGTADLVISNCVINHVSNKSAVWNEIYRLLKSGGRFVVSDIYSVKPVPGEYSSDPSAVAECWAGAVTREEYLRMVQESGFVNIEILEESRPYSKGKIEACSFTIRGYR